TTAACAAAATTATAAAAATTTCCCTTGTTTATTACGAGTTCGGCCCGGTGAATACAATGGATTTAAGAAAAAAGATAAGAATCGTGGAAGATTTTCCAATAAAAGGAATAAGCTTTAAGGATGTAACTCCAATTCTAAAAGACCCAAAGGCTATGAAACACACCACAAAAGAGATTACAAAATACCTCGAAGATAAAAATATCGATATTATAGTTGGCCCAGAAGCCCGCGGTTTTTTATTTGGTGTTCCAGTTGCCCATGAGCTTGATATCGGGTTTGTTCCAGTTCGAAAACCAGGAAAATTACCTTTCAAAACATTTTCAGTGGATTACGCACTTGAATATGGAACGGATAAACTTGAAATCCACAGCGATGGAATTGAAAAAGGCCAGAACGTTGCAATAGTTGACGACCTTCTTGCAACAGGTGGAACCGTTTCAGGAGTTAGTAAACTCGTTGAAAAAATAGGCGGGCACGTTTCAGCGCTTAATTTTGTAATCGAACTCACAGAATTAAAGGGGAGGGATAAATTAAAAGGATACGACATACAGTCGCTTGTTAAATACGATTTATAACGCTTTTTTTAAATACTAATTATTTTAATTTTGGTGAAGAATATGGTTGAATTATTGGCCCCTGCAAGAGATTTATCGGGCTTGATCACTGCATTCAATAACGGTGCAGATTCAGTATACTGCGGACTAAAAGAAATGAGTATGCGTGCAACTGCCAAAAATTTCGAGAGAAACGAGCTAATCGAAGGCATTAACTTCGCACACACCCAAAATAAAAAAGTATACCTCTGCACAAACACCGTAGTTTACGAAGATGATATTTTAAATTTAAATGAAATACTCGAATTTGCTAAAACTGCGGAAGTTGATGCCGTAATTGTAAATGATATCGGTGCAATGAGCCTTGCAAAAGAATTAGGACTTGAAGTTCACGTGAGTGTTCAAAACAACATTACAAATTCAAAAACTGCTGAATTCTTTTCAAAATTTGCAAGTCGAGTTGTTTTGTCAAGAGAACTCACATTAACCCAGATTAAACAGATTAAAGAAAATTTAAAAATAAATAAAGTTGATTTAGAACTTGAAGGATTTATTCACGGAGCACTCTGCACTGCAATGAGTGGAAGGTGTTATTTGAGTTCATATTTATTTAATAGAAATGCAAATTGTGGGGATTGTTTGCAACCATGCAGAAGATCTTGGAAATTGGTAAATGAACATGCTGATGGAACTCATGAGCTAATTTGCGAAGGAAAATATCTTCTTTCACCAAAAGACCTCTGTATGATTGAACATATTCCTGAACTGATTGAAGTTTTTGACTGCTTTAAAATTGAAGGAAGGGCTAAAAACGTAGATTACGTGATGCGTACAACAAAAACCTATCGAGAAGCTATTGATTCTATAATTGATGGAACTTACGAAGAAAAACTCCCGACATTCAAAAAAGAACTCGATAAAATATATAACAGGGGATA
This DNA window, taken from Methanococcus maripaludis, encodes the following:
- a CDS encoding peptidase U32 family protein; the protein is MVELLAPARDLSGLITAFNNGADSVYCGLKEMSMRATAKNFERNELIEGINFAHTQNKKVYLCTNTVVYEDDILNLNEILEFAKTAEVDAVIVNDIGAMSLAKELGLEVHVSVQNNITNSKTAEFFSKFASRVVLSRELTLTQIKQIKENLKINKVDLELEGFIHGALCTAMSGRCYLSSYLFNRNANCGDCLQPCRRSWKLVNEHADGTHELICEGKYLLSPKDLCMIEHIPELIEVFDCFKIEGRAKNVDYVMRTTKTYREAIDSIIDGTYEEKLPTFKKELDKIYNRGYDTGFYFRDITCNTDLQYEFEGNISPYKKIEVGRVVNYFKKVGVAEITLIDDLKVGDSVLITGPTTGCVEEKIESMQVEGENINSAKKGQNVGIKLENLVRENDKIYILKDE
- a CDS encoding adenine phosphoribosyltransferase — encoded protein: MDLRKKIRIVEDFPIKGISFKDVTPILKDPKAMKHTTKEITKYLEDKNIDIIVGPEARGFLFGVPVAHELDIGFVPVRKPGKLPFKTFSVDYALEYGTDKLEIHSDGIEKGQNVAIVDDLLATGGTVSGVSKLVEKIGGHVSALNFVIELTELKGRDKLKGYDIQSLVKYDL